The following coding sequences lie in one Heyndrickxia oleronia genomic window:
- a CDS encoding rhodanese-like domain-containing protein, producing the protein MKQLSTTEVKQLLESGKSLNLIDVREVDEVKEGKIPGVVNIPLGLLEARMHELDKSKEYIMVCRSGGRSGRATQFLESWGYQVINMSGGMLEWDGETE; encoded by the coding sequence GTGAAACAACTATCAACAACTGAAGTGAAACAATTACTTGAAAGTGGTAAGTCTTTAAATCTAATCGATGTTCGTGAGGTGGATGAAGTAAAAGAAGGTAAGATACCAGGTGTTGTAAATATTCCTCTAGGTTTATTGGAAGCACGTATGCATGAATTAGATAAATCAAAGGAATATATTATGGTTTGTCGCTCTGGAGGAAGAAGTGGACGTGCGACACAATTTCTTGAAAGTTGGGGCTATCAAGTAATTAACATGTCTGGTGGTATGCTAGAGTGGGATGGTGAAACAGAATAA
- a CDS encoding sulfurtransferase TusA family protein: MESLKTNFTLDAKGLACPMPIVKTKKAMNDLAAGQVLEVQATDKGSKADMKAWAETTGHQYLGTIEDGDVLKHYLRKSSNEESDERKHPHILSNEELEKKLEENADFVLIDVREVAEYVFNHIPNAISIPLEDLESRLDDLNKEAEIAIICRTGNRSDLAAQKLAVKGFKKVFNVVPGMSNWLGKTININS; encoded by the coding sequence ATGGAATCATTAAAAACCAATTTCACATTGGATGCAAAAGGGCTAGCTTGTCCAATGCCAATAGTTAAAACGAAAAAGGCAATGAATGATTTAGCAGCTGGTCAAGTATTAGAGGTTCAAGCCACTGATAAGGGTTCAAAAGCAGATATGAAAGCCTGGGCAGAAACAACTGGCCATCAATATCTAGGGACAATTGAAGATGGAGATGTATTGAAACATTATTTGAGAAAGTCTTCGAATGAAGAATCGGATGAGCGAAAACATCCCCATATTTTAAGTAATGAAGAATTAGAAAAGAAGTTAGAAGAAAATGCTGATTTCGTCTTAATCGATGTTCGTGAAGTTGCCGAATATGTATTTAATCATATACCAAATGCCATCTCTATACCATTAGAAGATTTAGAAAGTCGTTTAGATGATCTCAATAAAGAGGCGGAAATTGCTATTATTTGTCGTACAGGGAATCGGAGTGATCTTGCTGCACAAAAATTAGCAGTGAAAGGCTTTAAGAAGGTATTTAATGTTGTTCCTGGGATGAGTAACTGGCTAGGTAAAACGATTAATATCAACAGCTAG
- a CDS encoding glutaredoxin family protein — protein MEPVTVYTTNQCVYCVMLKNFLLDQNIPFKEINVDQNPRIVQKLIDMTGKMGVPQIEINGKWVVGYDPNQIMKAFEN, from the coding sequence ATGGAACCTGTTACTGTTTACACAACTAACCAATGTGTATATTGTGTCATGTTAAAAAACTTTTTATTGGATCAAAACATTCCATTTAAAGAGATTAATGTAGACCAAAATCCGAGAATTGTTCAAAAACTAATTGATATGACAGGGAAAATGGGAGTCCCTCAAATAGAGATTAATGGCAAATGGGTTGTCGGTTATGACCCAAATCAAATAATGAAAGCATTTGAAAACTAG